From the Danio aesculapii chromosome 9, fDanAes4.1, whole genome shotgun sequence genome, one window contains:
- the adat3 gene encoding probable inactive tRNA-specific adenosine deaminase-like protein 3, whose product MEPQAKRRKEMDDYDDTWEVLPVLSDEQSQDPELLSAYAAPILERRETSRLVKELSLIHPLPNLQHIKRVRPCKHKNSPHPLEVVVCLVSDVQCTDPKKVTLSDLLHTQSFNSNGLGDPFVVQIPANPPLTRPQFEKASKHWPTSFHEDKQVTFALKGQLFTADQKNKMQEYMCVAVKAAKSGRELGMDAVGTVIVDPKTEQIVAVAHDCKRGSHPLHHAVMVCIDLVACGQDGGAYNYEKYPACRFSSSSNVCDGKETGLPYICTGYDLYVTREPCVMCAMALVHSRISRVFYGASTADGAFGSRFKIHCQKDLNHRFEVFKGVMVKACEDLCKK is encoded by the coding sequence ATGGAGCCCCAAGCCAAACGGAGAAAGGAAATGGACGACTATGATGACACCTGGGAGGTTCTTCCAGTTCTCTCAGATGAACAATCCCAAGACCCTGAACTATTATCAGCCTACGCAGCGCCAATCCTGGAGAGAAGAGAAACATCTCGGCTGGTCAAAGAGCTGTCGCTGATCCACCCTTTACCAAACCTGCAGCACATCAAAAGAGTAAGACCTTGCAAACACAAAAACAGCCCTCATCCTTTAGAGGTCGTCGTGTGCTTGGTCAGTGATGTCCAGTGCACAGACCCCAAAAAAGTCACACTTTCCGATCTCCTCCATACACAATCCTTCAACTCCAATGGTTTAGGTGACCCTTTCGTTGTCCAAATACCAGCCAATCCTCCACTGACCAGACCGCAGTTCGAAAAAGCAAGTAAACACTGGCCGACATCATTTCACGAGGACAAACAGGTGACGTTTGCTCTGAAAGGCCAGTTATTTACGGCCgatcagaaaaataaaatgcaggaGTACATGTGTGTGGCTGTGAAGGCTGCAAAATCAGGTCGGGAGTTGGGAATGGATGCGGTGGGCACTGTGATTGTCGATCCTAAAACTGAGCAGATCGTTGCCGTCGCTCATGACTGTAAGCGTGGGTCTCATCCGCTCCATCACGCCGTCATGGTCTGTATTGATCTTGTGGCCTGTGGGCAAGATGGAGGCGCTTATAATTATGAGAAATACCCAGCGTGTCGGTTTAGCAGCTCTAGCAACGTTTGCGATGGAAAGGAAACGGGTTTGCCTTACATTTGTACCGGATATGATCTGTACGTCACCAGAGAGCCCTGTGTGATGTGCGCCATGGCTCTGGTTCATTCACGAATCAGCAGAGTGTTTTATGGAGCGTCCACTGCAGACGGGGCTTTTGGGAGCAGGTTTAAAATTCACTGCCAGAAAGATTTAAATCATCGCTTTGAAGTGTTTAAAGGAGTGATGGTTAAAGCATGTGAGGATTTGTGTAAGaagtga
- the LOC130235245 gene encoding ORM1-like protein 1 has translation MNVGVAHSEVNPNTRVMNSRGIWLTYALGVGMLHIVLLSIPFFSVPVVWTLTNVIHNFGMYVFMHAVKGTPFETPDQGKARLLTHWEQLDYGVQFTSSRKFFTISPIILYFLASFYTKYDTAHFVINTASLLSVLIPKLPQLHGVRIFGINKY, from the exons ATGAATGTCGGCGTGGCCCACAGCGAAGTGAACCCAAACACCCGTGTGATGAACAGTCGAGGGATATGGCTGACATATGCGCTCGGCGTAGGAATGCTTCACATTGTACTGTTGAGCATTCCTTTCTTCAGTGTTCCTGTTGTGTGGACCCTAACAAACGTTATTCACAATTTT ggtatgtatgtgtttatgcaTGCAGTGAAAGGCACACCATTCGAAACTCCAGACCAGGGCAAGGCAAGACTTCTCACACACTGGGAACAGCTGGACTATGGCGTGCAGTTCACATCATCTAGAAAATTCTTTACAATCTCACCAATCATTTT ATATTTTCTTGCCAGCTTTTACACAAAATATGACACAGCTCATTTTGTGATAAACACAGCTTCGCTTTTGAGCGTTCTCATCCCCAAATTGCCACAGCTCCACGGAGTGCGGATCTTTGGAATAAACAAGTATTAA